In Candidatus Neomarinimicrobiota bacterium, the following are encoded in one genomic region:
- the cmr4 gene encoding type III-B CRISPR module RAMP protein Cmr4 → MYRKFSPLILIAESPIHAGSGSELGIVDLPIQREKYTNFPKIEGSGLKGCIREAFRFSKKEANVESSLENMSNDDLISLVFGPEEGDAHAGSIAFTDAKILLFPVKSLKGVFGWITCPMVLNRFVEDMKFADKVDSIKEWNLEKIRYTVPEDSDLVIFGDRIVLEEFTFKIEKSNKTSKVASILSNIVFNEDTAYEYWKDKLRKNLVVLSDDDFQQFVTHSTEVITRTKIDSETGTVQSGALWTEEYLPQDSILYSIVMTTPVRVKEEKKGPFKGENPDEEAEKVMNFFKLKVPEVIHLGGNQTIGKGIVRIKLLED, encoded by the coding sequence ATGTATAGAAAGTTTTCACCATTAATTTTAATTGCAGAAAGTCCTATCCATGCAGGTAGCGGTTCTGAGTTGGGAATTGTGGATTTACCAATACAGAGGGAAAAATACACAAATTTCCCGAAAATTGAAGGATCAGGACTTAAAGGATGTATAAGGGAGGCTTTTAGGTTTTCTAAAAAGGAAGCAAATGTAGAGTCTTCTCTAGAAAATATGAGTAATGATGATCTTATATCTCTGGTATTTGGTCCAGAAGAGGGAGATGCGCACGCTGGTTCAATTGCTTTTACTGACGCTAAAATTTTATTATTCCCTGTAAAGTCTTTAAAGGGTGTTTTTGGCTGGATTACTTGTCCGATGGTTTTGAATAGGTTTGTTGAAGATATGAAATTTGCTGACAAGGTAGATAGTATAAAGGAATGGAATTTAGAAAAAATCAGGTATACAGTACCGGAAGATTCGGACCTTGTTATTTTTGGAGATAGAATTGTTCTTGAAGAGTTTACTTTTAAAATAGAAAAAAGTAATAAGACAAGCAAAGTAGCAAGCATACTTTCTAATATTGTTTTTAATGAAGATACGGCATATGAGTATTGGAAGGATAAGTTAAGGAAAAACCTTGTAGTACTATCTGACGATGACTTTCAACAATTTGTAACACATTCAACTGAGGTCATTACCAGAACAAAGATTGATTCTGAAACTGGTACTGTTCAAAGTGGTGCACTTTGGACGGAAGAGTATCTACCTCAAGATAGTATTCTTTATTCAATTGTAATGACTACACCTGTTAGAGTTAAAGAAGAGAAGAAAGGGCCCTTTAAAGGAGAGAATCCAGATGAAGAAGCAGAGAAAGTTATGAATTTCTTCAAATTGAAAGTACCTGAGGTCATTCATCTTGGTGGAAACCAGACCATAGGAAAAGGTATTGTAAGAATAAAGCTATTGGAGGATTAA
- the cmr5 gene encoding type III-B CRISPR module-associated protein Cmr5, with protein MGEKGNIIYKIEKGRAEFAYKCVEDVIKKSDQKKKKEYQSHVKRIPQMILSNGLGQTLAFIKAKSKKGNSYDLIYKQLTDYMKSDCTSRISMPDNESDLIEWVISCDSIDYRYITQEVIAFLGWLRRFVEGLIKEDN; from the coding sequence ATGGGTGAGAAAGGGAATATTATATATAAAATTGAAAAAGGGAGAGCGGAGTTTGCTTATAAATGTGTTGAGGATGTTATAAAAAAATCTGATCAAAAGAAGAAAAAAGAATATCAATCTCATGTAAAAAGAATTCCACAGATGATACTTTCAAATGGGCTTGGGCAAACACTTGCTTTTATTAAGGCCAAATCTAAAAAAGGGAATTCTTATGATTTAATTTACAAGCAATTAACTGACTATATGAAAAGTGATTGTACTTCTAGAATATCTATGCCAGATAATGAATCGGATTTAATAGAATGGGTTATCTCTTGTGATTCAATTGATTATAGATATATTACTCAGGAAGTAATTGCATTTTTAGGCTGGCTCAGAAGATTCGTAGAAGGATTGATAAAGGAGGATAATTAA
- the cmr6 gene encoding type III-B CRISPR module RAMP protein Cmr6 — protein sequence MNIKKRIEESSRNYKFFNCRDTSEILYSLINMKIVRNGRKIDWFYEFPQSFEKNIHLLFGRLIPKSSISENENKDKYLELVIREFDKMKNSIIPRIVARQKRVINHLKYSGYESKNFVLLCPWRLVIGLGSSHPQETSMTFHHIYGIPYIPGSAIKGVTRYWLLLKIYEEIGLTYFGQIKSLENILESAELNNKDERLDEWDFEKKFRVEEIKRDRDETSLKFYDFLKQRQDCIKEFQNIFGTQNHKGEIIFFDAYPIEEVNLKVDIINPHYSSYYDGKEPPADWQDPVPIKFLTVENTKFLFHLASKENNLLQKAENYLKEAVKEYGIGAKTSLGYGIFREE from the coding sequence ATGAATATAAAAAAGAGAATAGAGGAATCCTCTAGGAATTATAAATTTTTTAATTGTAGGGATACATCTGAAATTCTCTATTCTTTGATTAATATGAAAATAGTGCGGAATGGGAGAAAGATAGATTGGTTTTATGAGTTTCCTCAAAGTTTTGAGAAAAATATCCATCTTCTTTTTGGTAGATTGATACCAAAAAGCAGTATTTCTGAAAATGAAAATAAGGATAAGTATCTGGAGCTTGTTATAAGAGAATTTGATAAAATGAAAAATAGTATTATACCCAGGATAGTGGCAAGACAGAAAAGGGTCATAAATCATTTGAAATATTCAGGATATGAGAGTAAGAATTTTGTTCTTTTATGTCCCTGGAGACTTGTCATTGGCCTTGGATCTTCTCATCCACAGGAAACATCTATGACTTTTCATCATATTTATGGAATACCGTATATACCTGGAAGTGCGATAAAAGGAGTTACAAGATATTGGTTATTATTGAAAATTTATGAGGAAATTGGTTTAACTTATTTTGGACAGATAAAATCTCTTGAAAATATTCTTGAATCAGCTGAATTGAATAATAAAGATGAAAGGCTGGATGAATGGGATTTTGAAAAAAAGTTTAGGGTAGAGGAAATCAAAAGGGATAGAGATGAGACATCATTAAAATTTTATGATTTTTTAAAGCAAAGACAGGATTGTATTAAAGAATTTCAGAATATTTTTGGTACTCAGAATCATAAGGGTGAAATAATATTTTTTGATGCTTATCCAATAGAAGAAGTAAACCTTAAAGTTGATATAATTAATCCCCATTATTCAAGCTATTACGATGGGAAAGAACCACCAGCAGATTGGCAGGATCCTGTACCTATTAAGTTTTTAACAGTTGAAAATACGAAGTTCCTATTTCATCTTGCAAGTAAAGAAAATAATTTGCTACAAAAGGCTGAAAACTACCTTAAAGAAGCTGTCAAGGAATACGGAATTGGGGCTAAAACTTCTCTTGGTTATGGAATTTTTAGAGAAGAATAA
- a CDS encoding peptidase: MKSLTLVLILMFLFSCSKKIITSLAKREYVEHQLKRLSPVHIKFDRNSATENDIKVIRKLAEAAKIIDELFLLQVYENNPRIKGELEGNPEYAPYLELFNIMFGPWNRIDGDKPFINNIEKPLGAAYYPEDMSKKEFLNYIKENPDQRKLFESNFTVIRRRNVMLVAIPYHEYYRDKVESIAKLLKEAASITNDSSLKKYLNLRAKGFLTDDYYESDLAWMDLNGNLEVVIGPYEVYEDKLFGYKAAYEAFICVVDKEESEKLKIFQNYIFELENNLPIPDKYKSFKKGKSSPIKVVNEVFSAGDTKAGIQTTAFNLPNDERVRKAKGSKKVMLKNIAEAKYEKCWIPIVQRILAEKPLQNVSFDAYFNHVLLHEISHGLGPDYIKVDGNNRITVRNKLKELYPMIEECKADVLGIYNMIYLIDKGVIKDISDYQAFSTYLGGMFRSIRFGIDEAHGGGVLIQFNYLMKKGAISVNRNGKLDFDMDRMKEGIRSLANELLVIQAEGDYNRAKNFINTYRVVTPLVKDILIKLEDLPIDIKPIYPKL, from the coding sequence ATAAAATCTCTTACGTTAGTATTGATACTAATGTTTTTATTTTCCTGTTCAAAAAAGATAATAACAAGTTTGGCTAAAAGGGAATATGTAGAGCATCAGTTAAAAAGATTGTCACCAGTACATATTAAGTTTGATCGGAATTCGGCTACAGAGAATGATATTAAGGTAATTAGAAAATTAGCTGAAGCTGCAAAAATAATCGATGAGCTATTTCTACTACAGGTTTATGAGAATAATCCAAGGATCAAAGGAGAATTGGAAGGAAATCCTGAATATGCACCTTACCTTGAATTGTTTAATATTATGTTTGGTCCATGGAATAGAATTGATGGGGATAAACCATTTATTAATAATATTGAAAAGCCACTCGGTGCGGCTTATTATCCTGAAGATATGAGTAAAAAGGAATTTCTGAACTATATCAAGGAAAATCCCGATCAGCGAAAATTATTTGAATCCAATTTTACAGTAATCAGAAGGCGTAATGTTATGCTGGTTGCCATACCCTACCATGAATATTACAGAGATAAAGTTGAATCAATTGCAAAGCTTCTAAAAGAAGCTGCAAGCATAACCAATGATTCGAGCTTGAAAAAGTACCTGAACCTGCGTGCTAAAGGGTTTCTTACTGATGATTATTATGAAAGTGATTTAGCCTGGATGGATCTGAATGGGAATCTTGAGGTTGTTATTGGTCCATATGAGGTATATGAGGACAAACTCTTTGGTTATAAAGCAGCTTATGAGGCTTTTATCTGTGTTGTTGATAAAGAAGAGAGCGAAAAACTTAAGATTTTTCAAAATTATATTTTTGAGCTTGAAAATAATCTGCCGATACCAGATAAATATAAGAGTTTTAAAAAAGGTAAATCCTCACCTATAAAAGTGGTTAATGAAGTATTTTCTGCCGGTGATACAAAAGCTGGCATACAAACAACTGCATTTAATTTGCCAAACGATGAAAGGGTACGTAAAGCTAAGGGCTCTAAGAAGGTAATGTTGAAGAATATAGCTGAAGCAAAATACGAAAAATGCTGGATTCCTATTGTTCAGAGGATTTTGGCAGAGAAGCCTCTTCAAAATGTTTCATTTGATGCATATTTTAACCATGTCTTACTGCATGAGATTAGTCATGGGCTGGGACCTGATTATATTAAGGTTGATGGAAATAATCGGATTACCGTCAGGAATAAATTAAAAGAACTGTATCCTATGATCGAAGAGTGTAAAGCTGATGTACTTGGTATATATAATATGATTTACTTAATAGATAAAGGTGTTATCAAGGATATTAGCGATTATCAGGCTTTTTCAACCTATCTTGGAGGTATGTTCAGGTCAATTAGATTCGGTATTGATGAAGCTCATGGTGGCGGAGTGTTGATACAGTTCAATTATCTAATGAAAAAAGGTGCTATAAGTGTCAATAGAAACGGTAAGTTAGATTTTGATATGGATAGAATGAAGGAAGGAATAAGGTCTCTGGCAAATGAATTACTAGTAATTCAGGCGGAGGGTGACTATAACAGAGCGAAAAATTTTATTAATACATACAGGGTAGTTACGCCACTGGTCAAAGATATATTAATAAAGCTTGAAGATCTGCCGATAGATATTAAGCCGATATATCCTAAATTATAG
- a CDS encoding response regulator gives MSKRIKILLIDDNPDDRIIARKYIIQELREIEITDVRNREEYKKAIKNFDYNVVITDYKLNWGDGLEVLKEIKRINPDIPVIMFTSTGTEEIAVSAIKEGLDDYIVKSSKHFKRLAPSIINVLKSSEERKRARELESLYQELFEFVPVGLFKISLDGEFIDVNPEFVRILGYKDKNELISKKIKDFHLDINDWLDWKSEVEKKSTLAGVQVKLLKKVGKEITVLLNARLIESQRGELYIDGSIQDITKIMEYSKRLERSEKKYEMLFNNSNDIIILVKYNEDTGMLDIIDINEAGRNFLGNAKVFNDIVEVPSHVDLDLVIDEVYKNRNVIFEAMLKGTGDRKIPFEINASLCLHGSEVFVFMICRDITMREILKQETIKAQKLESLGILAGGLAHDFNNILTVILGNLSLIKLLNKDESFKKYIADIEKSVTRAREITSKLLTFSRGYAPIKKVTTIVDIIKESADFILSGSKSKVEITSNQNLFPVEVDVGQFHQVFNNFFLNADQAMPEGGIIRVDVDNVILPVSSQIPLPPGKYVKIEIEDKGIGIPDNLVQRIFDPYFTTKKNGSGLGLTTVYSIVKSHGGHVEVKSEVGKGTTFIIYIPATTQEAEEKEEEVEEIVKGSGRILVMDDNIMIRRVAGDILRQLGYSVDYASDGDEAILKYIKAKEMRNPFDLVILDLTIPGGKDGIETLKNLLDYDKDVKAILATGYADKISREEAENLGFCDIIFKPYSIAKLSKVIKKILID, from the coding sequence ATGTCAAAAAGAATTAAAATACTTTTAATAGATGATAATCCTGACGATAGGATTATTGCGCGTAAATATATTATACAGGAACTGAGGGAGATTGAAATTACAGATGTTAGAAATAGGGAAGAATATAAAAAGGCGATAAAAAATTTTGACTATAATGTAGTTATAACTGATTATAAGCTGAACTGGGGAGATGGGCTTGAGGTATTAAAAGAAATAAAGCGCATTAATCCAGATATACCAGTTATTATGTTTACTTCTACAGGTACTGAAGAGATTGCGGTGAGTGCTATAAAAGAGGGACTTGATGATTATATAGTAAAATCATCGAAGCATTTTAAGCGACTTGCTCCATCTATAATTAATGTATTGAAAAGTAGTGAGGAGAGGAAAAGAGCCAGAGAGCTTGAAAGTTTATATCAGGAGTTATTTGAATTTGTCCCTGTTGGATTATTTAAAATCTCACTTGATGGAGAATTTATTGATGTGAATCCAGAATTTGTGAGGATTCTTGGATATAAAGATAAAAATGAATTGATAAGTAAAAAAATCAAGGATTTTCACCTTGACATCAATGATTGGCTGGACTGGAAAAGTGAAGTTGAAAAAAAATCGACTTTGGCGGGAGTTCAGGTTAAATTGCTAAAAAAGGTTGGTAAAGAGATTACAGTTTTGTTAAATGCTAGGCTAATTGAAAGCCAGCGAGGTGAATTATATATTGACGGCAGTATTCAGGATATTACCAAAATTATGGAATACAGCAAAAGATTAGAGAGAAGTGAAAAAAAATACGAAATGTTGTTTAATAATTCTAATGATATAATAATTCTTGTAAAGTATAATGAAGACACAGGAATGCTGGATATTATCGATATTAATGAAGCAGGGAGAAATTTCTTGGGTAATGCTAAAGTATTTAATGACATTGTTGAAGTTCCGTCCCATGTAGATTTGGACTTGGTTATAGATGAAGTATACAAAAATAGGAATGTGATATTTGAAGCAATGCTGAAAGGTACAGGTGACAGAAAAATACCATTTGAAATAAATGCCAGCCTGTGTTTACACGGCTCGGAAGTTTTTGTTTTTATGATCTGTCGTGATATAACCATGCGGGAAATATTAAAACAGGAAACAATTAAGGCTCAGAAACTGGAATCTCTTGGAATACTTGCAGGTGGGCTTGCTCATGATTTCAATAATATTCTTACTGTCATATTGGGAAATCTCTCACTTATAAAGCTGTTAAATAAAGATGAGTCTTTTAAGAAATATATTGCGGATATAGAAAAGTCAGTTACTCGTGCTCGGGAGATCACATCAAAACTCCTCACATTTTCACGAGGATATGCTCCCATAAAAAAGGTAACAACCATTGTCGATATTATAAAAGAATCAGCCGATTTTATCTTAAGTGGATCAAAGTCAAAAGTGGAAATAACATCTAACCAGAATTTATTTCCTGTAGAAGTGGATGTAGGACAATTTCATCAGGTATTCAACAATTTTTTTCTTAATGCTGATCAGGCTATGCCCGAAGGTGGGATTATAAGAGTAGATGTAGATAATGTCATTTTGCCTGTCAGTAGTCAAATACCTTTACCACCTGGTAAATACGTAAAAATTGAGATTGAAGATAAGGGTATTGGTATCCCTGACAATTTAGTCCAGAGAATATTTGATCCATATTTTACTACGAAAAAGAACGGGAGCGGTCTGGGGTTGACCACAGTTTATTCTATTGTAAAAAGTCATGGAGGTCATGTAGAAGTGAAATCGGAGGTGGGTAAAGGGACAACTTTCATTATCTATATACCTGCTACCACCCAAGAGGCGGAGGAGAAAGAAGAGGAGGTTGAGGAAATAGTCAAAGGATCGGGAAGAATCCTTGTTATGGATGATAATATTATGATTAGAAGGGTAGCAGGAGATATTTTGAGGCAACTCGGTTACTCGGTTGATTATGCCAGTGATGGTGACGAAGCTATTTTGAAGTATATAAAGGCAAAAGAGATGCGTAATCCCTTTGACCTTGTTATCCTTGATCTGACAATTCCCGGTGGCAAGGATGGTATCGAAACATTAAAAAATTTGTTGGATTATGATAAAGATGTTAAGGCAATCTTAGCAACTGGATATGCAGATAAGATTTCAAGGGAAGAGGCTGAAAATTTAGGTTTTTGTGACATTATTTTTAAACCATACAGTATCGCCAAGTTGAGTAAAGTGATTAAAAAGATACTCATCGATTGA
- a CDS encoding MGMT family protein, whose translation MGHISSEGILNILNKKLSLKDEVEFYNHWRNCNICLKRISSYMDKMLEKGLYQSGRKAKVFLHCLDVDALNIKIYIYYSVDFILAISINSSCSFYKSAVDVGKEMFITCHGDFLDQLKSYFNRGTPIRYSKFYLYFENSVLARKILYFVFLIPHSMTSSYHEVSCMVGLENGARFVGRVMSRNRLPILIPCHRVIRKDGALGGYSAGVQIKEKLLELEKRHLERE comes from the coding sequence ATGGGACACATTAGTTCTGAAGGTATTTTGAATATTTTAAATAAAAAATTATCGTTGAAGGATGAGGTAGAATTTTATAACCATTGGAGGAATTGTAATATATGTTTAAAACGAATTTCCAGCTATATGGACAAAATGCTTGAAAAAGGGCTGTATCAATCGGGCAGGAAAGCTAAAGTATTCTTACATTGCTTAGATGTTGATGCTCTGAATATTAAAATTTATATTTATTACAGTGTAGATTTTATATTGGCTATAAGTATAAATAGTAGCTGTTCTTTTTATAAAAGTGCTGTTGATGTAGGAAAAGAAATGTTTATCACTTGCCATGGGGATTTTCTGGATCAACTAAAATCGTATTTTAATCGGGGAACACCTATAAGATATAGTAAGTTTTACCTATATTTTGAAAATAGCGTTCTTGCCAGGAAAATATTATACTTTGTTTTTTTAATTCCCCATTCGATGACATCTTCATATCATGAGGTATCATGTATGGTTGGTCTGGAAAATGGAGCGAGATTTGTTGGTAGGGTTATGTCCAGAAATAGATTGCCCATTTTAATTCCCTGTCATAGGGTAATAAGGAAAGATGGGGCACTTGGAGGGTATTCAGCTGGTGTACAAATAAAAGAGAAGTTATTAGAACTGGAGAAAAGACATTTGGAAAGGGAATAG
- a CDS encoding peptidylprolyl isomerase, which produces MKILKQGLFFTLFIFLFLCMCEQSQDDQLKELYKYYIEGRLEDKCKKFLSSKFPEVKSRLAYILSAEADTCYLKILSEFINDKIASVRLASAYSLGYVNSFEARKILFERFNTEWDYDIKVEIMKAIGKIGTEADLRYLVLENYPEDDLLFESLYYFFARGIYTEGRINFLINTIVNGSYNNKKLALKILSEAKIPGISFNLKPIFNELLKNDFMKFSPLIIPVATKFNQVDSNIINTVISISNKNSLLRFMRYANSYKRYKKFWNYCLGSDDEVIKSKAIYFLSKNCRDIDLELVERIENIYNNCGNLDVRLSSIQFLASVYPDSLLFVLYNECLREDYLPYFLSGLSIREDSLGFYFFKKILNSIDNRTKYLSYNLLMNYLTRDSCNQEIISKYISWGLERENPIINLIAINSIGKCGYYSNELTPILVNLMNENLNRGSSFLFFATLSDISNYISASAMFSINRRLFRENFGLSYRNIEEKFIDKDIVKRIVDEKSCYYVKVKADKGEIVIKCESDFAPFSVKFFIDSIKKGVYNNSIITLGDDNNTVIFGDTTYVGYTFPGRIIKVEHSPLKFSRNSVGLLNYNGVYQSHQFFVTLSDNANLDMEFTRIGEVIEGFEVLYRLNNYEKIKTVEIID; this is translated from the coding sequence GTGAAAATTCTTAAACAGGGATTGTTTTTTACTTTATTCATTTTTCTTTTTCTGTGTATGTGTGAGCAATCTCAAGATGATCAATTAAAAGAATTATATAAATATTATATAGAAGGGCGGCTAGAGGATAAATGTAAGAAATTTCTTAGCAGCAAATTCCCTGAAGTTAAAAGCAGACTTGCGTATATATTATCGGCTGAGGCTGATACTTGTTATTTGAAAATATTAAGTGAGTTCATAAATGATAAGATAGCATCTGTAAGATTGGCATCTGCTTATAGTCTTGGATATGTTAATTCCTTCGAAGCCAGGAAGATTTTGTTTGAAAGATTTAATACTGAGTGGGATTACGATATAAAAGTGGAAATAATGAAAGCAATTGGTAAAATTGGTACGGAGGCTGATCTGAGATATCTGGTTCTAGAAAATTATCCAGAAGATGATTTACTATTTGAGTCACTTTATTACTTTTTCGCTCGTGGTATATACACCGAAGGAAGAATAAACTTTTTAATAAATACAATTGTAAATGGCTCTTATAATAATAAAAAATTAGCATTGAAGATTCTGTCAGAAGCCAAAATCCCTGGAATAAGTTTTAATCTCAAACCAATATTTAATGAATTGTTAAAAAATGATTTTATGAAATTTTCTCCTCTTATAATCCCTGTCGCAACAAAATTTAACCAGGTTGATAGTAATATTATAAATACTGTTATCTCTATTAGCAATAAGAATAGTTTACTTAGATTTATGAGGTACGCTAATAGCTACAAAAGGTATAAAAAATTCTGGAATTATTGTCTTGGATCTGATGACGAGGTAATAAAATCGAAGGCAATTTACTTTTTATCAAAAAACTGCCGTGATATAGATTTGGAATTAGTAGAACGTATAGAAAATATTTATAATAATTGCGGAAATTTAGATGTTAGATTATCATCTATTCAATTTTTAGCTTCGGTTTATCCTGATAGTTTGTTATTTGTCTTGTATAATGAATGTTTGCGAGAGGATTATTTGCCATATTTTCTTTCTGGACTATCCATCAGAGAGGATAGTCTTGGTTTTTACTTTTTTAAAAAGATATTGAATTCAATCGACAATAGAACTAAATACTTATCTTATAATCTTTTAATGAATTATTTAACTAGAGATAGTTGTAATCAGGAAATTATTTCAAAGTATATCTCTTGGGGGTTGGAGAGAGAAAACCCCATTATCAATCTTATCGCGATTAATTCAATTGGTAAGTGCGGTTACTACAGTAATGAATTAACCCCAATTTTAGTTAATTTAATGAACGAAAACCTAAATAGAGGTTCGAGTTTTCTATTTTTCGCTACTTTATCTGATATTAGTAACTATATAAGTGCCTCAGCTATGTTTTCAATTAATAGGAGGCTATTTAGAGAGAATTTTGGATTATCATATAGAAATATAGAGGAAAAATTTATTGATAAAGATATAGTAAAAAGAATTGTTGATGAAAAAAGTTGTTATTATGTGAAAGTAAAAGCGGATAAAGGAGAAATAGTAATAAAGTGTGAAAGTGATTTTGCCCCTTTTTCTGTAAAGTTTTTTATAGATTCGATAAAAAAAGGTGTTTATAACAATAGTATTATAACCTTAGGCGATGATAATAATACTGTTATTTTCGGGGATACAACTTATGTTGGGTATACTTTCCCTGGAAGGATAATTAAAGTAGAACATTCCCCTTTAAAATTTAGCCGGAACTCCGTTGGACTATTAAATTATAACGGCGTTTATCAGTCTCATCAATTTTTTGTTACTCTTTCTGATAACGCCAACCTGGATATGGAATTTACAAGAATTGGAGAAGTAATAGAGGGATTCGAAGTGTTATACAGATTAAATAATTATGAAAAAATAAAAACAGTAGAAATTATTGATTAG
- the ligA gene encoding NAD-dependent DNA ligase LigA: protein MSGVKERIEELRRILNEANYNYYVLDNPTISDAEYDRLLRELQELEEKYPEYITLDSPTQRIGAKPLEEFKTVTHRIPMLSLDNAMDENEIREFIERIKRNLSGEDVSFVCEPKIDGVAVELVYENGIFVAGSTRGDGITGEDITQNLKTIKSVPLSLRSDELPIPTLLEVRGEVYIEKENFNKLNKEREQSGEPLFANPRNAAAGSLRQLDPSITASRPLKIYCYSLGVCEGYSFQSQYEFLKIIPKWGFRVNPNITLAKNEDEVIAYYQKMEQLRDTLPYEIDGIVIKVNSFSHQEKLGIKTRSPRWAIAGKFKPRYEVTQIIDIESSVGRTGIITPVAILKPVNIGGVIVSRATLHNQDEIDRKDVRIGDWVFVKRAGDVIPEVVKVIKERRTGNEKTYNIPGRCPVCGGIVRRIEGEAAHKCQNINCPAKIKGGIEHFASKRAMNIEGLGTKIIEQLVDKGLVKDIADLYFLNKEDILKLDRMADKSAQNIIDAIKSSKETTLARFIYALGIPNVGEHTANLLANHFGSLEKLKNATLEELEKIEGIGPLVASSIYNFFKEKSNLETTEKLIKGGVKIKEPEKEETAKPLAGETFVFTGALSSMTREEAQELVRKLGGNPSNSVSKKTDYVVVGENPGSKYTKALQLGVKIISEQEFLSLIDKLKSK from the coding sequence ATGAGTGGGGTAAAGGAACGAATAGAAGAATTACGTAGAATTTTGAACGAAGCAAATTATAACTATTACGTCCTTGATAACCCTACAATTAGTGACGCTGAATACGATAGACTCCTTCGTGAATTACAGGAATTAGAAGAAAAATATCCAGAATATATAACTCTTGATTCACCAACCCAGAGAATTGGCGCAAAGCCACTTGAGGAATTTAAAACTGTTACACACAGAATCCCCATGCTAAGTCTTGATAATGCAATGGATGAAAATGAAATACGGGAATTCATTGAAAGAATAAAAAGAAACCTTTCAGGAGAAGACGTTTCATTTGTATGTGAGCCAAAAATAGACGGTGTAGCAGTTGAGCTTGTATATGAAAATGGTATTTTTGTCGCTGGGTCCACAAGGGGCGATGGCATTACAGGTGAGGATATAACCCAGAATTTAAAAACGATTAAATCAGTCCCACTCTCTTTAAGGTCGGATGAATTACCAATACCAACCCTTCTTGAAGTTCGTGGTGAGGTATATATAGAAAAAGAAAATTTCAACAAATTAAATAAAGAAAGAGAACAAAGCGGTGAACCACTTTTTGCAAACCCCAGGAATGCAGCAGCAGGTAGCTTACGTCAGCTTGACCCCTCAATTACTGCTTCCCGACCATTAAAAATATACTGCTATAGTCTTGGAGTATGTGAAGGATATAGCTTCCAATCACAATACGAATTCTTAAAAATTATTCCAAAGTGGGGATTTCGTGTAAATCCTAATATAACACTTGCTAAGAATGAAGATGAAGTCATCGCTTACTACCAAAAAATGGAACAACTTAGAGATACACTTCCCTATGAAATAGATGGTATAGTAATTAAGGTAAATTCTTTTAGCCATCAGGAAAAATTGGGCATAAAGACACGTAGTCCAAGGTGGGCTATCGCAGGTAAATTCAAACCAAGGTATGAAGTAACTCAGATCATTGATATAGAATCAAGCGTCGGTCGGACTGGTATAATAACTCCAGTGGCAATACTAAAACCGGTAAACATCGGCGGAGTAATTGTATCTCGCGCTACTTTACATAACCAGGATGAAATAGACAGAAAAGATGTCAGAATTGGTGATTGGGTATTTGTAAAAAGAGCTGGTGACGTTATACCAGAGGTGGTAAAGGTAATAAAAGAACGAAGAACTGGCAATGAAAAGACATATAATATCCCTGGTAGATGCCCTGTCTGTGGTGGAATCGTAAGACGAATTGAGGGAGAAGCTGCTCACAAATGTCAGAATATCAACTGCCCTGCAAAAATAAAAGGAGGAATTGAGCATTTTGCATCCAAAAGAGCTATGAATATAGAGGGACTTGGTACTAAAATTATTGAACAGCTTGTTGATAAAGGACTTGTAAAGGACATTGCTGATTTATATTTTCTAAATAAAGAGGATATACTTAAACTGGATAGGATGGCAGATAAATCAGCTCAGAATATAATTGATGCAATAAAATCAAGTAAAGAAACCACACTCGCACGCTTCATATATGCTCTCGGTATTCCAAATGTGGGCGAACACACTGCAAATCTTCTTGCTAATCACTTTGGGTCGCTGGAAAAACTTAAAAATGCAACACTTGAAGAACTGGAAAAAATAGAGGGCATAGGTCCATTAGTGGCTTCAAGCATCTACAATTTCTTCAAAGAAAAATCCAACTTAGAAACCACAGAAAAGCTCATTAAAGGTGGTGTAAAAATTAAAGAACCAGAGAAAGAAGAAACTGCAAAACCACTTGCTGGAGAAACCTTCGTCTTCACAGGCGCATTAAGCAGTATGACAAGGGAAGAGGCTCAGGAACTCGTCAGAAAACTCGGTGGAAATCCATCCAATTCCGTAAGCAAAAAGACCGATTATGTTGTAGTTGGCGAAAATCCGGGCTCAAAATATACAAAAGCATTACAACTCGGGGTAAAAATAATCAGCGAACAGGAATTTTTGTCATTAATAGATAAACTTAAATCCAAGTGA